The following are encoded together in the Malaya genurostris strain Urasoe2022 chromosome 3, Malgen_1.1, whole genome shotgun sequence genome:
- the LOC131435638 gene encoding glutamine--fructose-6-phosphate aminotransferase [isomerizing] 2-like, protein MCGIFAYLNYLTPKSRREILDLLLTGLKRLEYRGYDSAGVAVDLADQKEIVLFKSTGKVKVLEDAIAEAIKSDCYSDTVETHVGISHTRWATHGAPCELNSHPQRSDETNSFVVVHNGIVTNYKDIKKFLELRGYVFESDTDTEVIAKLVHHLYLQHPNYSFRELVEQVIQQIEGAFALAFKSKHFPGECVVTRRGSPLLVGIKAKTSLATNHVPILYGKGHRHGSTGNIQVEPTPDNTSDFINPGEEVEYFFASDASAVIEHTNRVIYLEDDDVAAVKNGALGIHRLKKSLDDPHAREITTLKMEIQQIMKGNYRYFMQKEIFEQPESVVNTMRGRMNFETKKVTLGGIKEYIPEIKRCRRLMLIGCGTSYHSAVATRQLLEELTELPVMVELASDFLDRNTPIYRDDVCFFISQSGETADTLLALRYCKQRGALIVGITNTVGSSICRESHCGVHVNAGPEIGVASTKAYTSQFISLVMFALVMSEDRLSLQNRREEIIEGLRQLDAHIKQVLKLDQKVLEIAQDLYQQKSLLIMGRGYNFATCMEGALKVKELTYMHSEGIMAGELKHGPLALVDDTMPIVMIIMRDPVYVKCINALQQVTAREGRPIIVCEEHDIETISLGSKTLEIPRTVDCLQGVLTVIPMQLLSYHIAVLRGCNVDCPRNLAKSVTVE, encoded by the coding sequence ATGTGCGGCATTTTTGCTTATTTGAATTATCTCACGCCGAAATCAAGGCGCGAAATTCTAGACCTACTTCTGACTGGGCTGAAACGTCTAGAGTATCGTGGATATGATTCAGCTGGTGTTGCAGTTGATTTGGCAGATCAGAAGGAAATTGTGTTATTCAAAAGCACAGGAAAAGTGAAGGTCTTAGAAGATGCGATCGCGGAGGCAATCAAGAGTGACTGCTATAGCGATACTGTGGAGACGCATGTCGGCATTTCACATACTCGTTGGGCTACGCATGGTGCTCCCTGTGAGCTCAACTCTCATCCTCAACGTTCCGATGAAACTAACTCGTTTGTTGTGGTTCACAATGGTATTGTGACTAACTACAAGGATATCAAAAAGTTCCTTGAACTCCGCGGATATGTCTTCGAATCTGATACTGATACGGAAGTTATTGCCAAACTGGTACATCATCTATACCTGCAACATCCAAATTATTCCTTCAGAGAACTGGTTGAACAGGTTATCCAGCAAATTGAAGGAGCTTTTGCACTTGCATTCAAATCCAAGCATTTCCCGGGAGAATGTGTCGTAACACGCCGTGGCTCACCACTACTCGTTGGTATTAAAGCTAAGACCAGCCTAGCTACTAACCACGTTCCCATACTATATGGAAAAGGTCATCGTCATGGCTCAACTGGAAATATTCAAGTAGAACCTACACCAGACAATACATCGGACTTCATTAACCCTGGTGAGGAAGTGGAATACTTCTTCGCGTCGGACGCATCTGCTGTTATCGAACATACCAACCGAGTCATCTATCTAGAGGACGACGATGTCGCAGCGGTAAAAAATGGTGCCCTTGGAATCCACAGATTGAAAAAGAGCCTGGACGATCCACATGCCCGTGAAATAACTACTCTAAAAATGGAAATTCAACAGATCATGAAAGGAAATTACCGTTATTTTATGCAAAAGGAAATATTCGAACAACCAGAATCTGTAGTCAATACCATGCGCGGACGTATgaacttcgaaacaaaaaaggtTACCCTTGGAGGTATTAAAGAGTATATTCCTGAGATCAAGCGATGTCGACGCCTAATGTTGATTGGTTGCGGAACATCTTATCACAGTGCGGTTGCTACTCGGCAGCTTCTGGAGGAACTTACTGAGCTCCCAgttatggttgaattggcttcagaCTTTCTGGATCGTAACACACCAATCTACCGAGACGATGTTTGTTTTTTCATTTCTCAATCAGGAGAAACTGCAGACACACTGTTAGCTCTTCGCTATTGTAAACAACGAGGAGCGTTGATTGTTGGAATCACAAACACTGTTGGAAGTTCAATCTGTCGCGAATCACATTGCGGAGTGCATGTTAATGCTGGTCCTGAAATCGGTGTTGCTTCTACTAAGGCCTACACATCACAATTTATTTCATTGGtaatgtttgcattggtgatgaGCGAGGACAGGCTTTCTCTACAAAATCGACGAGAGGAGATAATTGAAGGTCTTCGTCAACTAGATGCACACATCAAACAGGTGCTCAAGTTGGATCAAAAGGTACTTGAGATCGCTCAAGATCTATACCAACAAAAGTCTCTACTCATCATGGGTCGAGGTTATAACTTCGCTACCTGTATGGAAGGTGCCCTAAAAGTGAAAGAGTTGACTTACATGCACAGTGAAGGAATCATGGCGGGTGAACTAAAACACGGACCATTGGCTTTGGTCGATGACACGATGCCTATCGTGATGATCATCATGCGCGACCCAGTATATGTAAAATGTATAAACGCTCTACAACAGGTCACAGCACGCGAAGGTCGACCAATCATTGTTTGCGAGGAACACGATAtcgaaaccattagtctcgGTTCGAAGACTTTGGAGATACCACGCACTGTCGATTGTCTACAAGGCGTTTTAACCGTCATTCCGATGCAATTACTTTCTTATCACATTGCAGTGCTTAGAGGATGCAATGTAGATTGTCCACGAAACTTAGCAAAATCTGTGACGGTGGAGTAA